The genomic stretch ttacaaaaataatgggATCATAAATGTATCAAGAATACTGTTTATTTACTATAAATCCTTTAAcacttctttattctttaacaaaatgcagtaaaggaaaaagtaaaatgGCAAAGAAAGGAAATACTATCACAAATTAATTAAGCAGGTGATGCATtgattcattactgtacttcattaaaacattaacagacaaataactgaaagataaccatttttggaacaataacagtaacaataacaaactgaagtccTCAGCATTGATTCGGGATGGTAACAGGAGGACGccgccttcttcctctgtctgctgcCAGATTGAACCATCGTATGGCATGTTTCCGAatctcctcttctgtggcaGCACGGGACACGTGGGTCTTTCTTACTGCATCTATACACACAAGGTATATGTTATATGAAAGCTTTGAAatctttccagcagcttgttgaatctataccatgaagaattaaggcagttcagaAGGCAAAGGGGGCTCAACCTAGTGCTGGCatcatgtacctaataaagtggccagcaaGTGTAGCATGTTGATTGTAAGCTTTGGACATAGTGGggaaaaaactccaaaaatttacaactcatctttaatatttaacagcatCAGTTATTGCCAATCAATGCAGTCATGTCTGGGTATCCAACTATGTACCACAGAGGAACATCACAGATctcaaaggggagtttttcatttgaaagagTGCTGTGATCAGTGAGTGGAATAAAGGTACACCTGAAAACTGTCCTCCAAAGCCCATAACTGGCATTATCAATGAAATGATACAATACAACTCTCAGAGTTAAAAGATTTGTGCTTCATTAAACCATGACAATCAAATCATTTGCAAAATCTATTACAATTACTTACCCAAGAGTACTGTTTTTGATGCCATCTGGGAGAAACCTCCCTTTCCATTGGCCCCTGTCCAATTTATCTTCTGTCCAATGTCACTGTGGAACATGCGGGAAAGAATGTTCCATGTGATACTTCTTGCATCAGCCCCCCGATGGCTGCCAGtgaagaaatctaaaaatggagaggaaataatgggaaaagtttaaacacatttcacaaaaaataagtTGCAGGCaattaaacacaacaacaaaagacagcTTCATTTGTATTTGAGTTATCAAAAAGGTCCCGTGTGCCAGCTCAAATGTGGGTatatagaaaaattaaaaaataatcattttacatttttcctgaaaggGCTATTCATTTTGCAATTCTTACTACTTATCCCTGGTCAAAATGGTAATATGAAAGTACAGAGTCTGCATAAAAGCACTTTGTGCTGCTGGATGGTCTTCCTCACTTTTATGACAGgtgctttaattaattttaccagtgcacataaaacagtttaatacttttattaaacataactgattgttgtcagtgtgattaaatataaattcacttcagctgcacagccaacacacataaatgcaaacatactttgtaaatttatttacaCGTGTttctcacatttcattttaaaaagttaggaATGCCATTTGAGTTAAGTGGAACATTTCCTTATTCACAAAGAAGCATTTCCAGTCTTTCAGTGAGAGATACAGATTATCAATTGAACACGGGTATTGGCAAATAACCACATCTTATCCGGACTGTAAAAACCTGGATCTGGCTGTTCGTAATATTTAACATTCAGCTTTTCATTATAAACAGCATCATTCGTATTATACTATACCATGACATTGACAAAAGTGGGATTTCTTTGTGTTGAATGTCAAGTAGAATGGTAATCAGATGAAAACTCACCACACTCTGCTTCAGGTGAGAGTTAGCAGGATCTTTGAGCCATTTCTCAAAATTCTCCACTTCCTCCACTGATTGTAGTGGAAACTGTACAGGGTCAGGTATTTCTCTTTCTTGGACAGTTGAGTTCAGCTTGTTGGTCAGATAGTTTACTTTGGTGGTTAATTGGTCTTGTTGGTGTTTAATGTACTCCAGTAAGCTCAATATTTGAacttctgcagctgttggaaGAAGAAATGAGACAAATTTGCTGTAATCTTTTCCAATAACTGGATTACATGGCAAATGGCTATAGTGTAGTATTCATATTTACAAAGAATACAATATACCGATTATTCAAGCTTTACTGTATACACTTTTGGAAAAATCAGTGTACATTCAGGAAGAAATGCATTGTTGCATTCGATGAGTTTATTTTCACTTGGATGTTACACTGAGAATAACTGAATTTGTGATGTAATTATCAGTCATTGAAAGGTGAATACTAGCTGTTTAAGAGATTGCTTACCAGAGCAGGTAATTGTGTCTGAGCCATACCGTCCCCCTTTCCAAGTAGGCCTGTAGACATGGCTTGAAGAAGGAGTTGGCTCATCTCTTGGTCTATTTTCCATCTGGGCAAGCAGTGGTGGTGATGGAGTTTTTGCAGAAGAAGCAATTGTGTGGATGCTAGCTCCAGTGAAAGGTGGTGGTTGGATAACTGGAGCAGGTGGTTGTAGTGGGCGTCTTACTGCAGctctggctttatttttcaggtaAACTTCTTCTGTGTCACTGTCAGAGTCCCCAAAGAAATGACTGTCAAGCAGaatagaataataaaaatacttaatacttcatttgtcattattaaaacatgtatttttttactttactcaaGCTGTACACTACTCTAATTGCTTTCGAATTCTGTGATTTGAataccatccattctcttctgcttatcctgttcagggtcatgggggggggctggagcctatcccagcctgtcatagggccaacacagagagacagacagccattcacacctatgggcaatttagagtgactaatgaacctaaccccagtaagtgcatgcctttggactgtgggaggaaacccacacagacacggggagaacatgcaaactccacacagagagagggagagagagagagagagagaggcccgggccaagggggaatcaaacccaggccttctagatgttattctgttatgttagtgctaaccaccacactactgtgctgcctgtgttttgaataatgatgaccaaaaaaagcaaatctagaaagaaaaaaaaaaatgtatatactaACATTGCCTTTGGCTTCCTTTTTGGTCgtatttcctcctcttcctcttctgactGAAGGTCTGATGTGCTGCATGTAAGCGATTTCTTCAGAAGCTGTCGTGCCTCAAAGTACTGATCTACAAATTACAAACTTGAGTTTACAACAGATAACACAGTTGtctttaaacacataaaatataatagcaaatatatttcagtatttaattaaaataggcAGAGGTGTATTAGAAATTGCATACCACATGATATGATAATTCTGATATCGTATGTCTTCCAGTCTGGTCCTGGTTCCTCTACATTTTTTACTGCCTTATCCACTCTTTCATCATTTCTATAGTTGGGCCAGTAGGTAGCACCATCACAGCACCAGTTTTCTGGTACTACTGCTACTGCTTTGTTGCTCTGGAACTCGACCAAATGGAACATCTTgaagtggaaaaagaaatcaaacaacaacaaataacaaaaaaaagagctgcaacCAGCAACACTACCACAATTGCTTTGCTTagaaaataatataacaaaatggTATCATCCTCGACATTTTAAATgcctgttagaaaaaaaacagccttaatAGCTATTAAGTTATACTGCCAGCAAGGACAATAGACaggtacagagaaaaatctgatgTTTCCCTAAAAGGCATGGAACATTGGTATGGCCACAAAACCATCTCTATGAGGCAAAACAGTACATTTTACAACAAGCTCTGACACTTTAACACACTTGAATGAATCtgatgtttgtgaaattttataaatattcagaTAGTCAGAGTTAAATGGATAATCAAAGAACAAAGATTTATCTGAGAATTCCTTGTATACCACATAGACTCCATCACTGCACTCTACAATGTTATGTATACAACAAATATCATTtccaataacaaaaacattatccCCAGTTGAAACTTTAACAGTCCACTTATCACAGGTCATTTCACCATActgtgctttcactgacagTCCACCTATAATTGGTCCAACATAAtgtggctttttaaaagagGTACAACTTAAAGGAGCTTCCATAATTCTAATTTCAGACAATCGACGGATTATTTGGGCAAGGGGGAACTCtggtttcctgatgagctttttAAGCTTATGCAGATAATTTTCATAagcaaatgctgaaaatgagtcCAGACAACCATGTAGTTGCACATGTACATGGTTTGGTCCATCTAGCAGGTGATTATAAACAATTTGATCTTTTCCATATATTTCACCAAAGTGACtaacaaaacatttcagcaaAGTACGGGCATACTGTGTGTGGCAGGACAGTCTAGGACTAACTAAAATAGCAACACCAGAGAAGAGTAGCATGAAATTATAGTACATATTTTGATCCAGAAATGTGCCTAGCATTACAGGTCCTGTGTACAGGAGAAACTGTCTAAATTCTGTGGCCTTCCAACGATCCAATTCCCTCAGAGATCTGGGCTTCCGTGCAAACTCTACAGGAATAAAGGAACGCATTTCTAACAGTTTTGCTGACATTCTTTCCACTATGCTCGCAGGCAATCGAAAATTCAGAGGACCCCTGAGCCAGATGTGTAGCATTCTTCTAACAACTCCTAAACAAACTAAATGCATGTAATCTAGAGGGAACTGTGAAACCATACCCACACTACTGCCAATAAATGGATGTGGTCCTTCATGATGATGACTCTCATCGgccatgtttgtgaatgattcATCTGTCCGTAGGGCATAGTCTGCACATGGGTATGTCATGCGTCTGTTAATATAGTTTCCAGGCTGCACACATTTGTCACATCCATGGTAGGCATTgtggttctttgtgtttttaataaaggacCTGGCTGGTGTGTCACAGATGACTGTATGCAGCTTGAGATTTAACTGTTTACCTTCTAAATCAAAACCATTTTCAAGCTGTTGTAACTCTGTAACAAAGTCTTCAAGGAAGTCTTTTGCTGAACTTGGTTTCTTTGGTCCACAGAACAAACCTATAACTACAGGTTCCTTCATGGGAACACTTAATAGTAGACCAAGGATGGGCCACAACTGCAGACAAGAACTCTTGAACAAAGGAAGTCCATCTATGTTGATTTGTAACTTCAAAGTGAAACTGTCTGCTAACGTGTGTTTGAACTTTAACAATGTATTTCTAAGAGAAGCCAAAATGCCAAAATAGTGGTACTGTCCTCCAGCCCTTTCAAGAATTGAGTATTCTGTCTCAGTTCTGAGGAGTGTCCTAGCATCCTTTGGAATATCAGAATGGTAAATGCGAAGTATGGCCAATAATGCTGTCAAAGCGACCAAGGAAATACGAAATTGTATGGCCCAGTGGGATAAACTGTCAGAGAGTGAAACCGAGTCTTGGAGTTCATCATCAAAATGATCAGACTCAGATGTCTGAGTCTGAACATCACAAGCAGCATCCTCAAAATCCTCAGACAGGCCTAGATCTATCTAGGCCTAGGTCATCTTGCTCACTAAAACCAGCACCGGTTTCAGTGTCTAGACAGTGTGGATTATCAGTTCCAGTGTGACTTTCATGAAAATGCTCTTCACTGATGTGTCCATGGTCAAGGTTCCTCTCTGTTGTCATCTGAAAGTCAATTAAATTTGTGGCGTCATCCCGCATTTGTTTAAGTCGGTTTTCTACGTCTACACGGGCCCTCCTTCTTAAGGTGGAGTTGGAGACAGGTAGAGTCTTTCTATtcattttatctaaaaataaaattttagaaacacatttttgttattattctgaGACCAGACAGGATTTTAAAGCAGGCAAACAAGCCTCAACCTAGACCACAGGACAAAACATTGAAATGACAGAACTTACACATTATAACAGAGAAGAAGCTGTTATAGCCACTTATACTGGCaataacagctattttttttaaatgaagaatatATTATAACAGTCAAAGCTTAACGTCCATTACAGTTGCTTTTTAAGTACAGATGTGCGTGTGCAAGATTTCTGATAGCATATTACAAGCTCAGGTTTCCCTCCCCTtgtaacacacacataatatTTCTGGCAGAAATTATTTGCAGTTTTAGAAAAAGTGTCTAAATGAACTCTAAGATTGAATTTTGGCTTACTTCAGTGAGGTAGCAGACAAGGTGGAGGGGGGAAGGCAGGCTGAATTGATCTGTAACAgaagacataaataaaattaatgattataatgatgaaactacagaaaatctttctttttgtggCATGTTGGATATTAAACTTTggtaatttaaagtattttaattgTATCAATAGGGACTTTCAGTAAGTCAGAGTCCAAATATGCATTGTGGAAAAGTTTAAGGTCAAGCAAAGACAATAAATAGGGTTCATACACTTTCAACGCACAGGagttgttgaatttactcgcGAGAAGTGAATACCTACGCTTGGGGAATTTGCAAGGATTGTTTTCTTCTGACTTAATTATAATTCCATACTGGTCTTATCCATTACTGGAATTTGCGGTTTTCTAGCCAACCAGCCAACAATAATTAAAGCCCCACTCTGGccggttaaaaaaatgtgacctcCTAAAGGTCCGCTCACTCTCTCACAGACTGTCTTCTGGGGAGATGCTCATATGCAGACGTGCAGGTTCGTTTCCATCTCATAAGTTAactattcagatattttttaaggCAGTTACAGTTTTAAGCAGTTTCAACAACTGTGCCCAAaaatcaagcacttttcaatccttgaaaggacaattttaaaatggaagcattttcaaggataagaaaaaagaattaaatttgAATCAAAAAGTCTTAGCAGAGACATAACTAAATCCATTTCTAAAGCTTATTAAATACTTTACAGCAACACCTGAAATCGTGAGACCCACTTTAACCTGATGGATGCTCTCAGATTAAATTTGGAGAACAATAGGCTGTGTTAGCTTAACTTTACCTGCAGTCAGTCCTGGAGAGGCTCAATGAAA from Archocentrus centrarchus isolate MPI-CPG fArcCen1 chromosome 20, fArcCen1, whole genome shotgun sequence encodes the following:
- the LOC115799970 gene encoding uncharacterized protein LOC115799970 isoform X3, producing the protein MFHLVEFQSNKAVAVVPENWCCDGATYWPNYRNDERVDKAVKNVEEPGPDWKTYDIRIIISCDQYFEARQLLKKSLTCSTSDLQSEEEEEEIRPKRKPKAIHFFGDSDSDTEEVYLKNKARAAVRRPLQPPAPVIQPPPFTGASIHTIASSAKTPSPPLLAQMENRPRDEPTPSSSHVYRPTWKGGRYGSDTITCSAAEVQILSLLEYIKHQQDQLTTKVNYLTNKLNSTVQEREIPDPVQFPLQSVEEVENFEKWLKDPANSHLKQSVISSLAAIGGLMQEVSHGTFFPACSTVTLDRR
- the LOC115799970 gene encoding uncharacterized protein LOC115799970 isoform X4; protein product: MTYPCADYALRTDESFTNMADESHHHEGPHPFIGSSVGMVSQFPLDYMHLVCLGVVRRMLHIWLRGPLNFRLPASIVERMSAKLLEMRSFIPVEFARKPRSLRELDRWKATEFRQFLLYTGPVMLGTFLDQNMYYNFMLLFSGVAILVSPRLSCHTQYARTLLKCFVSHFGEIYGKDQIVYNHLLDGPNHVHVQLHGCLDSFSAFAYENYLHKLKKLIRKPEFPLAQIIRRLSEIRIMEAPLSCTSFKKPHYVGPIIGGLSVKAQYGEMTCDKWTVKVSTGDNVFVIGNDICCIHNIVECSDGVYVVYKEFSDKSLFFDYPFNSDYLNIYKISQTSDSFKCVKVSELVVKCTVLPHRDGFVAIPMFHAF
- the LOC115799970 gene encoding uncharacterized protein LOC115799970 isoform X2, yielding MPYGQMNHSQTWPMRVIIMKDHIHLLAVVWMFHLVEFQSNKAVAVVPENWCCDGATYWPNYRNDERVDKAVKNVEEPGPDWKTYDIRIIISCDQYFEARQLLKKSLTCSTSDLQSEEEEEEIRPKRKPKAIHFFGDSDSDTEEVYLKNKARAAVRRPLQPPAPVIQPPPFTGASIHTIASSAKTPSPPLLAQMENRPRDEPTPSSSHVYRPTWKGGRYGSDTITCSAAEVQILSLLEYIKHQQDQLTTKVNYLTNKLNSTVQEREIPDPVQFPLQSVEEVENFEKWLKDPANSHLKQSVISSLAAIGGLMQEVSHGTFFPACSTVTLDRR
- the LOC115799970 gene encoding uncharacterized protein LOC115799970 isoform X1, with protein sequence MKEPVVIGLFCGPKKPSSAKDFLEDFVTELQQLENGFDLEGKQLNLKLHTVICDTPARSFIKNTKNHNAYHGCDKCVQPGNYINRRMTYPCADYALRTDESFTNMADESHHHEGPHPFIGSSVGMVSQFPLDYMHLVCLGVVRRMLHIWLRGPLNFRLPASIVERMSAKLLEMRSFIPVEFARKPRSLRELDRWKATEFRQFLLYTGPVMLGTFLDQNMYYNFMLLFSGVAILVSPRLSCHTQYARTLLKCFVSHFGEIYGKDQIVYNHLLDGPNHVHVQLHGCLDSFSAFAYENYLHKLKKLIRKPEFPLAQIIRRLSEIRIMEAPLSCTSFKKPHYVGPIIGGLSVKAQYGEMTCDKWTVKVSTGDNVFVIGNDICCIHNIVECSDGVYVVYKEFSDKSLFFDYPFNSDYLNIYKISQTSDSFKCVKVSELVVKCTVLPHRDGFVAIPMFHAF